The Virgibacillus dokdonensis genome includes a window with the following:
- a CDS encoding YkoF family thiamine/hydroxymethylpyrimidine-binding protein has product MNNPFHTCHNSRIAGCDFAIYPMTDHFVDVITTALKEVDTSKVWVKTTDIGTCVRGKITHVFDVTKALFLHATQTGYHVVFSGTYSIGCPGDSDGDVFLAEDDRRLNEAESNKIKQEVAGKFSLYPLGGGDYMNLIYDQIEAMKKQNIRVSSIHYATRLDGDGKDVFNGLEQVFVNMEHSGSSHTVMTTTISANSPSKKDVNSDD; this is encoded by the coding sequence TTGAATAATCCATTTCATACTTGCCACAACAGTAGAATAGCTGGCTGTGATTTTGCCATTTATCCGATGACAGATCATTTTGTGGATGTTATTACAACAGCATTAAAAGAAGTAGACACATCTAAAGTTTGGGTGAAAACAACGGACATAGGCACATGTGTGAGAGGGAAAATCACCCATGTATTTGATGTCACAAAGGCTTTATTTCTTCATGCCACACAAACAGGTTACCATGTCGTATTTAGTGGTACCTATTCTATCGGTTGTCCGGGAGATTCTGATGGGGATGTATTTTTAGCTGAAGATGATCGACGATTAAACGAAGCAGAGAGCAATAAGATCAAACAAGAGGTAGCCGGAAAGTTTTCTCTCTATCCATTAGGTGGCGGCGACTATATGAATCTCATTTACGACCAAATTGAAGCCATGAAAAAGCAAAACATCCGCGTATCCTCCATTCATTACGCCACACGATTAGATGGAGATGGTAAGGATGTATTTAATGGCTTGGAACAAGTCTTTGTCAACATGGAACATAGTGGGTCTTCTCACACCGTTATGACGACGACAATATCAGCTAACAGTCCTTCTAAAAAGGATGTGAACAGCGATGACTAA
- a CDS encoding ECF transporter S component has translation MTNWRLKEIIVMAVLSVVFGIVYLAFLPVGKLLVSFMGPIGYDFIFGIWFIVSIIAAYILRKPGAAFLSETIAATVEMLLGNAMGPIIIITGIIQGLGAETAFAATRYKRYSLWVLMLAGVGAAIFSFVWGYFRGGYAALSTPYVISMLIVRMISGAIISGVLGKAISDSLAKTGVLSSFALGKKIDKARSVS, from the coding sequence ATGACTAACTGGCGTTTAAAAGAAATTATTGTTATGGCTGTTTTATCGGTCGTATTTGGGATTGTCTATTTAGCTTTCCTCCCAGTAGGAAAGCTACTTGTATCATTTATGGGCCCCATTGGTTATGACTTTATTTTTGGGATTTGGTTTATCGTATCCATTATTGCGGCCTATATATTACGTAAACCAGGAGCGGCTTTTCTATCCGAAACAATTGCCGCTACGGTTGAAATGCTCTTAGGCAATGCGATGGGGCCAATAATTATTATTACTGGAATTATCCAAGGGCTTGGTGCAGAGACTGCTTTTGCTGCGACAAGATATAAACGCTATTCCTTATGGGTATTAATGCTTGCAGGAGTTGGGGCAGCAATTTTTAGTTTTGTTTGGGGCTATTTTCGTGGCGGATATGCTGCTTTAAGCACACCTTATGTGATTAGCATGCTCATCGTTAGAATGATCAGTGGCGCGATTATTTCCGGTGTACTTGGAAAAGCAATTAGTGACTCACTAGCTAAGACAGGTGTATTATCTAGTTTTGCCCTTGGAAAGAAAATAGATAAAGCGAGGTCCGTATCATGA